One window of the Archangium primigenium genome contains the following:
- a CDS encoding RICIN domain-containing protein produces MTSKIVSRGLSLVGVLAGLSGCAVEETKAPEQVAKLESAAIVSSVSAGTYVIRSAQNNKCLDIANSGTADGTKLQLWDCNGTNAQKFAVSATSDGYFKILNVNSNKAIDVKDVSTAQNAEIHQWSYVGGNNQQWKIVGRGNNQFSLHARHTDMVMDLLWGSANNGTGFVQYLYTGTANQLFTFDSTSGGTTPPPSGGKGISAYLSESQFNQMFPGRNGFYSYSALVAAANTFPDFATQGSVDNQKREVAAFLANVAHETGNLVYIEEIAKSTMCDTSWGPPGCGCAAGKQYYGRGPIQLSWNGNYCAAGNALGVDLKNDPDRVARDATIAWRTGFWFWMTQTGAGSMTAHNAMANGVGFGETIRTINGALECGGRNPGQVQSRIDNYNRFTQIIGVSAGGNTGC; encoded by the coding sequence ATGACCAGCAAGATCGTGTCGCGTGGCCTGTCCCTGGTGGGTGTCCTGGCGGGCCTGAGTGGATGCGCGGTGGAGGAGACGAAGGCGCCCGAGCAGGTGGCCAAGCTCGAGAGCGCGGCCATCGTGTCGAGCGTGTCGGCGGGGACCTATGTCATCCGCTCCGCGCAGAACAACAAGTGTCTGGACATCGCCAACTCCGGCACCGCGGACGGCACCAAGCTGCAGCTCTGGGATTGCAACGGCACCAATGCCCAGAAGTTCGCCGTCTCCGCCACCTCGGATGGCTACTTCAAGATCCTCAACGTCAACAGCAACAAGGCGATCGACGTCAAGGACGTGAGCACCGCGCAGAACGCCGAGATCCACCAGTGGTCGTACGTGGGCGGCAACAACCAGCAGTGGAAGATCGTGGGCCGCGGCAACAACCAGTTCAGCCTGCACGCGCGCCACACGGACATGGTCATGGACCTGCTGTGGGGCTCGGCCAACAACGGCACGGGCTTCGTGCAGTACCTGTACACGGGCACCGCCAACCAGCTCTTCACCTTCGACAGCACGTCGGGTGGCACCACGCCGCCGCCCTCCGGTGGCAAGGGCATCTCGGCCTACCTGAGCGAGTCGCAGTTCAACCAGATGTTCCCCGGCCGCAACGGCTTCTACTCCTACTCGGCGCTGGTGGCCGCGGCCAACACCTTCCCGGACTTCGCCACCCAGGGCAGCGTGGACAACCAGAAGCGTGAGGTCGCCGCGTTCCTGGCCAACGTCGCGCACGAGACGGGCAACCTCGTCTACATCGAGGAGATCGCCAAGTCGACCATGTGCGACACCAGCTGGGGCCCCCCGGGCTGCGGCTGCGCCGCGGGCAAGCAGTACTACGGCCGTGGCCCCATCCAGCTGTCGTGGAACGGCAACTACTGCGCCGCGGGCAACGCCCTGGGCGTGGACCTGAAGAACGATCCGGACCGCGTGGCGCGTGACGCGACCATCGCCTGGCGCACGGGCTTCTGGTTCTGGATGACCCAGACGGGCGCGGGCTCCATGACGGCGCACAACGCCATGGCCAACGGCGTCGGCTTCGGCGAGACCATCCGCACCATCAACGGCGCGCTGGAGTGCGGGGGCCGCAACCCCGGCCAGGTCCAGAGCCGCATCGACAACTACAACCGCTTCACCCAGATCATCGGCGTGAGCGCCGGCGGCAACACCGGCTGCTAG
- a CDS encoding adenylate/guanylate cyclase domain-containing protein — translation MASERTAMLERRLRHQLPRMVLIAAVATGVATALWLLGGGGVRGLERLLYDSALSRFTQQRRVQSNQLVVVSVDQPSLEGVRDVGPYPWPASLWGRVVRELSRQGARAVLFDGVLDPDSDTPEDTQAFAQALRDTGLPVYLGMRLHPSAVPLPQVTPTHDPRAPRTAEDGEDPTWVARRLAFPVRHEGRALPELEFQPIPGLRVPSHVVPPAASLLVEAKGVGLVERERDGDGILRRTRFAYTDGHNTYVTLPVAVAADLFGATELVFSGRTMRLGERTFDVNPDGSAELDFRGSLHQRFPLLPALSVLEAAALREAGKPSGLEPELLRGKVVLVSALALGEGDYQLTPFGGATPGVIQQATVLENLLVGRFVTETPFWMSLLLALSLALLSTVVLMMAREPTLEVAWLLGLVPVLYLGVGLSLAWARVHPLVAMPALAGLLASLGALASNHLFARREANFIRQAFNRYMEPQLIEQMIEQEELPRLDGEEREISAFFSDVRGFSTFSERFRDDPRALVSVLNQYLTRVSSALVREGGCLDKYIGDAVVCLFGAPTGHTDHALRACQGALAVQAEVARLRVKFRAEGLPDVYTRIGINTARLFVGNFGSEQLFDYTAMGDGMNLASRLEGANKAYGSLIMIGPRTYELAREHIEVRELDRVRVAGKTEAVQVYELLALKGELPADKRETVERYHEALGLYRSARFTEAAAVLEAQLTRDFDDGPTAALLERCRKYEKTPPPADWDGVTSLDK, via the coding sequence ATGGCGAGTGAGCGGACGGCGATGCTGGAGCGGCGTCTGCGCCATCAACTGCCGCGCATGGTGCTGATCGCGGCGGTGGCCACGGGGGTGGCCACCGCGCTCTGGCTCCTGGGCGGAGGGGGCGTGAGGGGCCTCGAGCGCCTCCTGTACGACAGCGCGCTCTCCCGCTTCACCCAGCAGCGGCGGGTGCAATCCAACCAGCTCGTCGTGGTGTCCGTCGATCAGCCGAGCCTCGAGGGCGTGCGGGACGTTGGCCCCTACCCCTGGCCCGCCTCGCTGTGGGGACGGGTGGTGCGAGAGCTGTCACGGCAAGGCGCGCGGGCCGTGCTCTTCGACGGCGTGCTGGACCCGGACTCCGACACGCCCGAGGACACCCAGGCCTTCGCGCAGGCGCTGCGAGACACCGGCCTGCCGGTCTACCTGGGCATGCGGCTGCACCCCAGCGCCGTTCCCCTCCCCCAGGTCACGCCCACGCACGATCCCCGCGCGCCTCGCACCGCCGAGGACGGCGAGGATCCCACGTGGGTGGCCCGGCGCCTGGCGTTTCCCGTGCGCCATGAGGGCCGCGCGCTGCCCGAGCTGGAGTTCCAACCCATCCCGGGCCTGCGCGTCCCCAGCCACGTCGTCCCGCCCGCGGCCTCGCTGCTGGTGGAGGCCAAGGGCGTGGGCCTGGTGGAGCGGGAGCGGGATGGGGATGGCATCCTGCGGCGCACGCGCTTCGCGTACACGGATGGGCACAACACCTATGTCACGCTGCCGGTGGCGGTGGCCGCGGATCTGTTCGGCGCCACGGAGCTGGTGTTCTCCGGCCGGACGATGCGCTTGGGCGAGCGGACCTTCGACGTGAACCCGGATGGGAGCGCGGAGCTGGACTTCCGGGGCTCGTTGCACCAGCGCTTTCCCCTGCTGCCCGCGCTGTCCGTGCTCGAGGCCGCCGCGCTGCGGGAGGCGGGCAAACCCTCGGGGTTGGAGCCAGAGCTGCTGCGCGGCAAGGTCGTCCTCGTGAGCGCGCTGGCGCTGGGCGAGGGCGACTACCAGCTCACCCCCTTCGGGGGCGCCACGCCCGGGGTCATCCAGCAAGCCACGGTGTTGGAGAACCTCCTGGTGGGCCGCTTCGTGACCGAGACGCCCTTCTGGATGAGCCTGCTGCTCGCCCTGAGCCTGGCGCTGCTGTCGACCGTCGTCCTGATGATGGCCCGCGAGCCCACGCTGGAGGTCGCCTGGCTCCTGGGGCTCGTCCCCGTGCTCTACCTGGGCGTGGGCCTGTCGCTCGCGTGGGCCCGGGTCCATCCCCTGGTGGCGATGCCCGCCCTGGCCGGACTGCTCGCGAGCCTCGGCGCCCTGGCCTCCAACCACCTCTTCGCCCGCCGCGAGGCCAACTTCATCCGTCAGGCCTTCAACCGGTACATGGAACCCCAGCTCATCGAGCAGATGATCGAGCAGGAAGAGCTGCCCCGGCTGGACGGCGAGGAGCGGGAGATCTCCGCGTTCTTCAGCGACGTGCGGGGCTTCTCCACCTTCTCCGAGCGCTTCCGGGACGACCCGCGGGCCCTCGTCAGCGTGCTCAACCAGTACCTGACCCGGGTGAGCTCCGCGCTGGTGCGCGAGGGGGGCTGCCTGGACAAGTACATTGGAGACGCCGTGGTGTGCCTCTTCGGCGCGCCCACCGGGCACACGGACCACGCGCTCCGGGCCTGCCAGGGCGCGCTGGCGGTGCAGGCCGAGGTGGCGCGGCTGCGCGTGAAGTTCCGGGCCGAGGGCCTGCCGGACGTCTACACGCGCATCGGCATCAACACCGCCAGGCTCTTCGTGGGCAACTTCGGCAGTGAGCAGCTCTTCGACTACACGGCCATGGGCGATGGGATGAACCTGGCCTCGCGGCTGGAGGGCGCCAACAAGGCCTATGGCTCGCTCATCATGATCGGTCCACGCACCTACGAGCTGGCGCGCGAGCACATCGAGGTGCGGGAGTTGGACCGCGTCCGTGTCGCCGGCAAGACGGAGGCGGTCCAGGTCTACGAGCTGCTGGCGCTCAAGGGCGAGCTGCCGGCGGACAAGCGCGAGACCGTCGAGCGCTACCACGAGGCGCTCGGCCTCTACCGGAGCGCCCGGTTCACGGAGGCGGCGGCGGTGCTGGAGGCCCAGCTCACGCGGGACTTCGACGATGGGCCCACGGCGGCGCTGCTCGAGCGCTGCCGGAAGTACGAGAAGACCCCACCCCCCGCCGATTGGGACGGGGTGACGAGCCTGGACAAGTAG
- a CDS encoding HD domain-containing protein — MTVDQIVGFILELDKLKGVTRKVRPLGLERYENSAEHSWQIALLAASLAHHAAAPVEADRVVRMLLVHDIGEIDTGDTMVFVEGGWEERKAAELAAVKRIFGLLPEPQGAAFLALWQEFERGETPEARFAQAVDRAMPVLLNLANQGQSWRENGISHERVVRRIEAPIKQGCPSLWSYLEGRLEEARRQGWFGA; from the coding sequence ATGACGGTGGATCAGATCGTGGGTTTCATCCTGGAGTTGGACAAGCTCAAGGGCGTGACGCGCAAGGTGCGTCCGCTGGGCCTGGAGCGTTACGAGAACTCCGCCGAGCACAGCTGGCAGATCGCGCTGCTGGCCGCGTCCCTGGCCCACCACGCCGCGGCGCCCGTGGAGGCGGATCGTGTGGTGCGCATGCTGCTCGTGCACGACATCGGGGAGATCGACACCGGCGACACGATGGTGTTCGTCGAGGGGGGCTGGGAGGAGCGCAAGGCGGCGGAGCTGGCGGCGGTGAAGCGGATCTTCGGCCTGCTGCCGGAGCCGCAGGGCGCGGCCTTCCTGGCGCTGTGGCAGGAGTTCGAGCGGGGCGAGACGCCAGAGGCGCGCTTCGCCCAGGCCGTGGACCGGGCCATGCCGGTGCTGCTCAACCTGGCCAACCAGGGCCAGAGCTGGCGTGAGAACGGCATCAGCCACGAGCGGGTGGTGCGCCGCATCGAGGCGCCCATCAAACAGGGCTGTCCCTCGTTGTGGAGCTACCTGGAAGGGCGCCTCGAGGAGGCGCGGCGGCAGGGCTGGTTCGGCGCCTGA
- a CDS encoding amino acid adenylation domain-containing protein: MNTEILAKAYSSDVLKPAEARPADVCVSGPEVKQRLVQSFNETTHAFPKDKSLPALLWEQVGLRPQATAVVYGEERLSYEALAERAAELSAYLRWLGVAPDECVGLFVEPSLDLMVGAWGILLSGAAYLPLSPEYPEERLRYMIEDSRSRILFCQDTLKAKLAELAPRDTRIVTLEEAAAFARAQPRAPSLETDIHPRPGNLAYIIYTSGSTGKPKGVMIEHRSIVNQMHWLKTVHGLNESTVVLQKTPMSFDAAQWEILALACGARVVMGGPGVYRDPERLIQTIARHGVTTLQCVPTLLQALVDTETFPECRSLTQIFSGGEALTRNLAVQCLQTMPGCALVNLYGPTECTINSSAFTVERSTVKTGPGTISIGAPVHNTQYYILDAERMPVALGEIGELYVGGVQLARGYLHRPELTAERFIDNPFFTEFRSARLYRTGDLAFWNADGTVQFAGRTDKQVKLRGFRVELDEIRVAIENHDWVKNAAVTVRNDPRTGFQNLIAFIELNPKEAALMDQGNHGAHHQSKSNKLQVKTQLMNLGCREAAELSGKPVVDLPGQTPTEEQRRRVFARKTYRFFEGGDVTKADVLRLLGRQVTGTHARRLEDLDFATFGEILRYFGQYLSGERLLPKYGYASPGALSATQMYFELHQVGTLTSGYYYYHPVHHQLVLIRETEGSSTPRITLHFVGKKRAIQPVYKNNIQEVLEIETGHMVGLFEEILPAYGLNIQPLAFAPATQASLECAEEDYYLGTFEIGPYTAPRPDDTLELLVQAHPGRIADLPAGQYLYKNGTLERISDELVLKKHVIALNQQVYERASLGISVVSKPREDWMGYIELGRKLQHLQMNDAQMGFMSSGYSSKTGNALPSARRLEGILKARGLESGPSYFFVGGRVSEEQRLSEGMKEDLVHMKGPAEMIKDDLIHFLPDYMLPNRVIVLNQMPLTANGKIDFKALEVADVGFIDRPFVAPRTRTEERLGALWMKEMKRDAVSVQDDFFELGGNSLIAVGLVNKINREFQLTLPLQVLFESPTIEKLALKVDGQNTEPTSRLVKLRAQGAGRPIYCWPGLGGFTMNLRVLASKLGGDQSFFGVQAHGINPGETPYATIQEMAAEDIKAIKRQQPTGPYTLWGYSFGARVAFETAYQLEQAGEQVEHLFLIAPGSPKARAADTSDLAREPRYDNKTFVTILFSVFAGSITDPALEECLRVATDDDTFAAFIHARSPNLDLELVKRITRIVRQTYEFKYAFRELAERRLNAPITLFKASGDDYSFIENSSGYSAREPTVIDLAADHYTLLKESDIGELLRAIRFTLRPHAAAA; this comes from the coding sequence ATGAATACGGAAATTCTGGCGAAAGCCTATTCGTCTGACGTGCTCAAGCCCGCCGAGGCCAGGCCAGCGGACGTCTGCGTGAGCGGACCCGAGGTGAAGCAACGGCTCGTCCAGAGCTTCAACGAGACGACGCACGCGTTTCCCAAGGACAAGAGTCTTCCCGCCCTGCTCTGGGAACAGGTGGGCCTGCGGCCCCAGGCCACGGCCGTGGTCTACGGGGAGGAGCGTCTGAGCTACGAGGCGCTCGCGGAGCGCGCCGCGGAGCTCTCGGCGTACCTGCGGTGGCTCGGGGTGGCCCCGGACGAGTGCGTGGGCTTGTTCGTCGAGCCGTCATTGGATCTGATGGTGGGCGCCTGGGGCATCCTGCTCTCCGGAGCCGCCTACCTGCCGCTGTCCCCGGAGTATCCCGAGGAGCGCCTGCGCTACATGATCGAGGACAGCCGGTCCCGGATCCTCTTCTGCCAGGACACGCTCAAGGCGAAGCTGGCGGAGCTGGCGCCCCGCGACACCCGCATCGTCACCCTGGAGGAGGCCGCCGCCTTCGCTCGCGCCCAGCCACGGGCCCCCTCCCTCGAGACCGACATCCATCCGCGTCCGGGCAACCTCGCCTACATCATCTACACGTCGGGCAGCACGGGCAAACCCAAGGGCGTGATGATCGAGCACCGGAGCATCGTCAACCAGATGCACTGGTTGAAGACCGTCCACGGGCTCAACGAGAGCACGGTCGTGCTGCAGAAGACGCCCATGAGCTTCGACGCGGCCCAGTGGGAGATCCTCGCGCTCGCCTGTGGGGCCCGCGTCGTCATGGGCGGCCCGGGCGTGTACCGGGACCCCGAGCGGCTCATCCAGACCATCGCCCGGCACGGCGTCACCACCCTGCAGTGCGTTCCGACCCTGCTCCAGGCGCTCGTGGACACCGAGACCTTCCCGGAGTGCCGGTCGCTCACCCAGATCTTCAGCGGCGGAGAGGCCCTCACCCGCAACCTCGCCGTGCAATGCCTCCAGACCATGCCGGGCTGCGCGCTGGTGAACCTGTACGGGCCCACCGAGTGCACCATCAACTCCTCCGCGTTCACCGTGGAGCGGAGCACCGTCAAGACCGGGCCGGGCACCATCTCCATCGGCGCGCCCGTGCACAACACCCAGTATTACATCCTGGATGCCGAGCGGATGCCGGTGGCGCTCGGGGAGATCGGCGAGCTGTACGTCGGGGGTGTCCAGCTCGCGCGGGGCTACCTGCACCGGCCGGAGCTCACCGCCGAGCGGTTCATCGACAACCCGTTCTTCACCGAGTTCCGCTCCGCCCGGCTGTACCGGACCGGCGACCTGGCCTTCTGGAACGCCGACGGCACGGTCCAGTTCGCCGGCCGCACGGACAAGCAGGTGAAGCTGCGCGGCTTCCGGGTGGAGCTGGATGAGATTCGCGTGGCGATCGAGAACCACGACTGGGTCAAGAACGCCGCGGTCACCGTCCGGAATGATCCGCGCACCGGCTTCCAGAACCTCATCGCCTTCATCGAGCTGAACCCGAAGGAGGCCGCCCTGATGGACCAGGGCAACCACGGCGCCCACCACCAGTCCAAGTCCAACAAGCTCCAGGTGAAGACGCAGCTGATGAACCTGGGCTGCCGCGAGGCGGCGGAGCTGAGCGGCAAGCCCGTGGTGGACCTCCCCGGCCAGACGCCCACCGAGGAGCAGCGGCGGCGGGTGTTCGCGCGCAAGACGTACCGCTTCTTCGAGGGCGGCGACGTCACGAAGGCGGACGTCCTGCGGCTGCTGGGCCGTCAGGTCACGGGCACCCACGCGCGGCGGCTGGAGGACCTGGACTTCGCCACCTTCGGGGAGATCCTGCGCTACTTCGGGCAGTACCTCAGTGGCGAGCGGCTGCTGCCGAAGTACGGCTATGCGTCTCCGGGCGCGCTGTCCGCCACCCAGATGTACTTCGAGCTCCACCAGGTGGGCACGCTCACGTCCGGGTACTACTACTACCACCCCGTGCACCACCAACTGGTCCTCATCCGGGAGACGGAGGGCTCGTCCACGCCGCGCATCACGCTGCACTTCGTGGGCAAGAAGCGGGCGATCCAGCCGGTCTACAAGAACAACATCCAGGAGGTGCTCGAGATCGAGACCGGCCACATGGTGGGCCTCTTCGAGGAGATCCTCCCCGCGTATGGCTTGAACATCCAGCCGCTCGCGTTCGCGCCCGCCACCCAGGCGTCGCTGGAGTGCGCGGAGGAGGACTACTACCTGGGCACGTTCGAGATCGGCCCCTACACGGCCCCCCGGCCGGACGACACGCTCGAGCTGCTCGTGCAGGCCCATCCCGGCCGGATCGCGGACCTGCCGGCGGGTCAGTACCTGTACAAGAACGGAACCCTGGAGCGCATCTCGGACGAGCTCGTCCTGAAGAAGCACGTCATCGCGCTCAACCAGCAGGTCTACGAGCGGGCCAGCCTGGGCATCTCCGTGGTCAGCAAGCCGCGCGAGGACTGGATGGGCTACATCGAGCTGGGCCGCAAGCTGCAGCACCTGCAGATGAACGACGCCCAGATGGGCTTCATGTCCTCGGGCTACAGCTCCAAGACGGGCAACGCGCTGCCGTCGGCCCGGCGCCTGGAGGGCATCCTCAAGGCCCGGGGCCTGGAGAGCGGTCCCTCCTACTTCTTCGTCGGCGGCCGGGTGAGCGAGGAGCAGCGGCTCAGCGAGGGCATGAAGGAGGACCTGGTCCACATGAAGGGCCCCGCGGAGATGATCAAGGACGACCTGATCCACTTCCTGCCGGACTACATGCTGCCCAACCGGGTCATCGTGCTGAACCAGATGCCGCTCACCGCCAACGGGAAGATCGACTTCAAGGCGCTGGAGGTGGCGGACGTCGGCTTCATCGACCGGCCCTTCGTGGCGCCCCGCACGCGGACCGAGGAGCGGCTCGGCGCGCTGTGGATGAAGGAGATGAAGCGCGACGCCGTCTCGGTACAGGACGACTTCTTCGAGCTCGGGGGCAACTCGCTCATCGCCGTCGGGCTGGTGAACAAGATCAACCGGGAGTTCCAGCTCACGCTGCCCTTGCAGGTCCTGTTCGAGTCGCCCACCATCGAGAAGCTCGCGCTCAAGGTGGACGGGCAGAACACCGAGCCCACCTCGCGCCTGGTCAAGCTGCGGGCCCAGGGCGCCGGACGGCCCATCTACTGCTGGCCGGGCCTGGGCGGCTTCACCATGAACCTGCGGGTGCTCGCCAGCAAGCTGGGCGGAGACCAGTCCTTCTTCGGCGTCCAGGCGCACGGCATCAACCCCGGGGAGACGCCCTACGCCACCATCCAGGAGATGGCCGCCGAGGACATCAAGGCCATCAAGCGCCAGCAGCCCACGGGGCCCTACACGCTCTGGGGCTACTCCTTCGGGGCCCGGGTGGCCTTCGAGACCGCGTACCAGCTCGAGCAGGCCGGCGAGCAGGTGGAGCACCTGTTCTTGATCGCCCCGGGCTCGCCCAAGGCCCGCGCGGCGGACACGTCGGATCTCGCCCGGGAGCCGCGCTACGACAACAAGACCTTCGTGACCATCCTCTTCTCGGTCTTCGCGGGCAGCATCACCGACCCCGCGCTGGAGGAGTGCCTGCGGGTCGCCACGGATGACGACACCTTCGCGGCCTTCATCCACGCGCGCTCCCCGAACCTCGACCTGGAGCTGGTCAAGCGCATCACCCGGATCGTGCGCCAGACGTACGAGTTCAAGTACGCCTTCCGCGAGCTGGCGGAGCGGCGGCTCAACGCCCCCATCACCCTCTTCAAGGCCTCGGGGGACGACTACTCGTTCATCGAGAACAGCAGCGGGTACTCGGCGCGCGAGCCCACCGTGATCGACCTCGCGGCCGACCACTACACCCTGCTCAAGGAATCGGACATCGGCGAGCTGCTGCGCGCCATCCGCTTCACCCTGCGCCCCCACGCCGCGGCGGCCTGA
- the pptA gene encoding tautomerase PptA, whose translation MPHVNIKHFPAELSEEQRARLSEAITQAVTSALGCRDGAVSIALEPVEKDVWNEQVYVPEIVNRKHLLCKIPNY comes from the coding sequence GTGCCCCACGTCAATATCAAGCATTTTCCCGCGGAGCTCAGTGAGGAGCAGCGGGCCCGGCTGTCCGAGGCGATCACCCAGGCGGTGACGAGCGCTTTGGGTTGCAGGGACGGGGCGGTCTCCATCGCCCTGGAGCCGGTCGAGAAGGATGTCTGGAATGAGCAGGTTTACGTTCCGGAAATCGTGAACCGCAAGCACCTGCTGTGCAAGATCCCCAATTACTGA
- a CDS encoding pseudouridine-5'-phosphate glycosidase, with product MRRNAHGNVPLVFSDEVADALATGKPVVALESNVITHGLPYPDNAATARKVEQAVRSGGAVPATIGIEGGRILIGMTEADIERFASTPGIPKVSSRDMPVILAQGGMGATTVASSLVAAELAHIPFFSSAGIGGVHRGAERSMDISSDLIQFTRSKVAVVCAGAKSILDLNLTLEFLETHCVPVISYRFDDFPAFYCLSSGLRSPHRMDDEALIARAIENHWALGNDNGILITRPINAEDAIDSREVDAVISKAMVTAEKEGVRGNALTKYLMRAVDKVTEGRSAKANMSVLISTAELAGRIAVAHAQLQPRPS from the coding sequence ATGCGTCGCAATGCACATGGGAACGTTCCGCTGGTGTTCAGCGATGAGGTCGCGGACGCCCTCGCGACGGGCAAGCCGGTGGTCGCGTTGGAGTCGAACGTCATCACCCACGGCCTGCCCTACCCGGACAACGCGGCCACCGCCCGGAAGGTCGAGCAGGCGGTCCGGTCCGGGGGCGCGGTTCCCGCGACGATCGGCATCGAGGGCGGCCGCATCCTGATCGGCATGACGGAGGCGGACATCGAGCGGTTCGCCTCGACGCCGGGCATCCCCAAGGTCAGCAGCCGGGACATGCCCGTCATCCTCGCCCAGGGTGGCATGGGCGCGACGACCGTGGCCTCGTCCCTGGTGGCCGCCGAGCTGGCCCACATCCCCTTCTTCTCCTCGGCGGGAATCGGCGGCGTGCACCGGGGCGCGGAGCGGTCCATGGACATCTCCTCGGACCTCATCCAGTTCACCCGCTCGAAGGTGGCGGTCGTCTGCGCGGGCGCCAAGAGCATCCTCGACCTGAACCTGACCCTGGAGTTCCTGGAGACGCACTGCGTGCCGGTCATCTCCTACCGGTTCGACGACTTCCCCGCCTTCTACTGCCTGTCCAGCGGACTGCGCAGCCCCCACCGGATGGACGACGAGGCGCTGATCGCCCGGGCCATCGAGAACCACTGGGCGCTGGGCAATGACAACGGCATCCTCATCACCCGCCCCATCAACGCGGAGGACGCGATCGACAGCCGCGAGGTCGACGCCGTGATCTCCAAGGCGATGGTCACCGCGGAGAAGGAAGGCGTCCGGGGCAACGCGCTCACCAAGTACCTCATGCGCGCCGTGGACAAGGTCACCGAGGGGCGCTCGGCCAAGGCGAACATGTCGGTGCTCATCAGCACGGCGGAGCTGGCGGGCCGTATCGCCGTGGCCCACGCCCAGCTCCAGCCGAGGCCGTCATGA
- a CDS encoding HAD family hydrolase, with product MTPRAALFDLDGTLVDTPRAIVETFTAAFASMGVHDRDPAAIRATIGLPLEQAFSRLLEVPLTDPQVAQGVKQYQAFFKELILPKASTLLFPGVVEGLEALRGQGIALAVATSKYYASADALLKAAGIREHFDLVVGADQVSQPKPHPEMGEFIMRTLKVSAEHAVMVGDTTHDLKMARAAGMRSVAVSYGVHSVQELKSSEPTWLANTFDDVLQCIQTGLSRN from the coding sequence ATGACCCCCCGCGCCGCGCTGTTCGATCTGGATGGGACGCTCGTGGACACGCCTCGCGCGATCGTCGAGACGTTCACGGCGGCCTTCGCCTCCATGGGGGTCCATGACCGGGACCCCGCGGCCATTCGCGCCACCATCGGGCTGCCGCTCGAGCAGGCCTTCAGCCGTCTGTTGGAGGTGCCCCTGACCGACCCCCAGGTTGCCCAGGGCGTCAAGCAGTACCAGGCCTTCTTCAAGGAGCTCATCCTGCCCAAGGCCTCCACCCTGCTCTTCCCCGGGGTGGTGGAGGGTCTGGAGGCGCTGCGCGGACAGGGCATCGCCTTGGCGGTGGCGACGAGCAAGTACTACGCGAGCGCGGACGCCCTGCTCAAGGCGGCGGGGATCCGGGAGCACTTCGACCTGGTCGTGGGCGCGGATCAGGTCTCCCAGCCCAAGCCCCACCCCGAGATGGGCGAGTTCATCATGCGGACGTTGAAGGTCTCGGCCGAGCACGCGGTGATGGTGGGCGACACGACGCATGACTTGAAGATGGCCCGGGCCGCGGGCATGCGCTCGGTGGCCGTCAGCTACGGCGTGCACAGCGTGCAGGAGCTGAAGTCCTCCGAGCCCACCTGGCTCGCCAATACATTCGACGATGTGCTTCAGTGCATCCAGACAGGGCTGTCGCGGAACTGA
- a CDS encoding DMT family transporter, translated as MGRSKDWLLAVAGGALLALMINYNSLLARHTTPMFASWVAHGLGAAAAFVLVGVYATVLRPAGAGAPAVRAKAPLWFYLGGIPGTLTVILAAITVNSSLSLSGTISFMLVGQVIFGIVSDHFGLFRTPQRKIVASDFLVALLVLTGSALIIYGRA; from the coding sequence ATGGGGCGTTCCAAGGATTGGCTTCTGGCCGTAGCGGGGGGTGCGCTTCTCGCGTTGATGATCAATTACAACAGCCTGCTGGCGAGGCACACCACACCCATGTTCGCGTCGTGGGTGGCGCACGGGCTGGGCGCGGCGGCGGCGTTCGTGCTCGTCGGGGTGTATGCCACGGTCCTGCGGCCCGCGGGCGCGGGAGCGCCCGCCGTCCGGGCGAAGGCACCGCTCTGGTTCTATCTGGGAGGCATTCCCGGAACACTCACGGTGATCCTGGCGGCCATCACGGTCAACAGCAGTCTGTCCTTGTCCGGCACCATCTCCTTCATGCTGGTGGGCCAGGTGATCTTCGGCATCGTGTCGGATCACTTCGGGCTGTTTCGCACGCCTCAGCGGAAGATCGTCGCCTCGGACTTCCTGGTGGCGCTCCTGGTGCTCACGGGCAGCGCGCTCATCATCTATGGGCGGGCGTGA
- a CDS encoding DMT family transporter — MTLYILLALLNGTVIGTSRAINGRLSVEAGPFKASLWNHVVGFLFLSLLLLALGDWRFQAVPAPPLAAYLGGFFGALFVAVNSYVFPRLGAMNAALLVISGQMIAAVLMDYRNQGVAPSPIRCLGVAIVLLGIYLTRVSKSAPKKDKAP; from the coding sequence GTGACGCTCTACATCCTGCTCGCGCTGCTCAACGGAACGGTCATTGGCACGAGCCGCGCCATCAATGGCCGGCTCAGCGTGGAGGCCGGGCCCTTCAAGGCCTCGCTGTGGAACCACGTCGTCGGCTTCCTGTTCCTGAGCCTGCTCTTGTTGGCCCTGGGTGACTGGCGGTTCCAGGCCGTTCCCGCGCCGCCCCTGGCCGCGTACCTCGGCGGCTTCTTCGGGGCGCTCTTCGTGGCCGTCAACAGCTACGTGTTTCCCCGCCTGGGCGCGATGAACGCCGCCCTGCTCGTCATCAGCGGCCAGATGATCGCCGCCGTCTTGATGGACTACCGCAACCAGGGCGTGGCCCCCTCGCCCATCCGCTGCCTGGGCGTCGCCATCGTGCTCCTGGGCATCTACTTGACCCGGGTCTCGAAGTCCGCCCCGAAGAAGGACAAGGCACCATGA